From the Acidilutibacter cellobiosedens genome, one window contains:
- a CDS encoding radical SAM protein: MNLMEYMNGGIERIVRKALKSSLKNPRESAFLLRYMIAQKDAVKKRNQLESQGTHIPSFLIASITTQCNMFCKGCYARANQSCSTYPQQEKLTCDQWKRIFQEANQLGISFILLAGGEPLLSRCIIETAAEFPDVIFPIFTNGTIMDESYIDLFDKNRNLVPVFSMEGGLIETDKRRGEGVYTSLVGKMKQMNTRGIFYGTSITVTMENLDVVTSKEFIDTLYKEGCGVVFYIEYVPAEPSTENLVLTEGGRKILEERQDILRKQYEDIIYLSFPGDEKYMGGCLAAGRGFFHINTAGRAEPCPFSPYSDMNLKDCSLLEALQSPLFQKLNTQGLMNEEHEGGCVLFGKQDEIRKLLGYNDTNIK, translated from the coding sequence ATGAATTTGATGGAATATATGAATGGTGGAATTGAACGAATTGTTCGGAAGGCATTAAAGTCGTCTTTAAAAAATCCTCGTGAAAGTGCTTTTCTCTTAAGATATATGATTGCGCAGAAAGATGCCGTAAAAAAACGTAATCAGTTGGAATCACAAGGTACACATATTCCGTCTTTTCTGATTGCAAGTATTACGACACAATGTAATATGTTTTGTAAGGGGTGTTATGCAAGGGCAAATCAATCCTGCAGTACTTACCCTCAACAAGAGAAGCTGACTTGTGATCAATGGAAACGAATTTTTCAGGAAGCCAATCAGCTCGGGATCTCGTTTATTCTTCTTGCAGGAGGAGAACCCCTTTTGTCCAGATGTATTATAGAAACAGCAGCTGAATTTCCCGATGTTATTTTTCCTATATTCACGAATGGAACTATTATGGATGAATCGTATATTGATTTATTTGACAAGAATAGAAATCTTGTTCCGGTCTTCAGCATGGAAGGCGGCCTTATTGAAACGGATAAAAGGCGGGGAGAAGGAGTATATACGTCATTGGTCGGGAAAATGAAGCAAATGAATACTCGGGGAATATTTTATGGTACTTCTATTACCGTCACTATGGAAAATTTGGATGTTGTAACGAGTAAGGAATTTATCGACACATTATATAAAGAAGGATGCGGCGTTGTATTTTATATTGAATATGTTCCGGCTGAACCTTCAACTGAAAATCTTGTTTTGACCGAAGGAGGAAGAAAGATCTTAGAAGAACGGCAGGATATTTTAAGAAAACAGTACGAAGATATCATCTACTTATCATTTCCGGGAGATGAAAAATACATGGGAGGATGCTTGGCCGCAGGCAGGGGATTCTTCCATATAAATACTGCAGGCAGAGCAGAACCTTGTCCTTTTTCTCCTTATTCTGATATGAATTTAAAAGATTGTTCCTTGTTAGAAGCACTTCAATCTCCCCTTTTTCAAAAGCTGAACACCCAAGGATTGATGAATGAAGAGCATGAGGGAGGTTGTGTACTGTTTGGGAAACAGGATGAGATAAGGAAATTGCTGGGATATAACGACACAAATATAAAATAA